From Streptomyces sp. NBC_00775, one genomic window encodes:
- a CDS encoding L,D-transpeptidase: MKHVQTRARRAGAALAAVLTWAGLLAGAAGCTSDPIDEVLGKPQSPEDVIRVSPGDASKGVRPDEPLKVRVPDGRLESVKVVKSQDAQESRVPGHITDDGLTWKPDDPRLALAAKYTVDVVALDEHGRRSARHTTFTTAVPGERFIGYVTPENRATVGTGMIVSLEFNREIENRAAVERAIQVTAKPAVEIRPHWFGNDRLDFRPRKYWKPGTKVTVGLRLRDVEAAPGVYGLQSKTFSFTVGRSQVSLVDAAEHTMEVRRDGDLLATVPITAGAPKRTTYNGKMVVMEMLEMTRMNSRTVGFGGEYNIPDVPHAMRLTDSGTFLHGNYWAPDAFGNTNVSHGCVGLRDVKGGSSDTPAGWFFDRSLIGDVIEVVNSKDKEVAPDNGLGGWNMRWKEWKAGGAVK, translated from the coding sequence GTGAAGCACGTACAGACGCGCGCGCGGCGCGCAGGGGCCGCGCTGGCCGCCGTACTGACCTGGGCCGGCCTGCTGGCCGGAGCCGCCGGCTGCACCTCGGACCCGATCGACGAGGTGCTCGGCAAACCACAGTCGCCCGAGGACGTCATCCGCGTCTCGCCGGGCGACGCCAGCAAGGGCGTACGCCCCGACGAGCCGCTCAAGGTGCGGGTGCCCGATGGGAGGCTGGAATCCGTGAAGGTCGTCAAGTCCCAGGACGCGCAGGAGTCCCGGGTGCCTGGGCACATCACCGACGACGGCCTGACCTGGAAACCCGACGATCCGAGGCTCGCCCTGGCCGCCAAGTACACCGTCGACGTGGTGGCTCTCGACGAGCACGGGCGGCGCTCGGCACGGCACACGACGTTCACGACGGCCGTCCCCGGTGAGCGGTTCATCGGATACGTCACTCCGGAGAACCGGGCCACCGTCGGCACCGGAATGATCGTCTCGCTCGAATTCAACCGGGAGATCGAGAACCGGGCCGCCGTCGAACGCGCCATCCAGGTGACGGCGAAGCCCGCCGTCGAGATCCGACCGCACTGGTTCGGCAACGACCGGCTCGACTTCCGCCCGCGGAAGTACTGGAAGCCGGGGACGAAGGTCACGGTCGGGCTGCGGCTGCGCGACGTGGAGGCGGCACCGGGCGTGTACGGACTCCAGTCCAAGACCTTCTCGTTCACCGTCGGACGCAGCCAGGTCTCACTCGTCGACGCCGCCGAGCACACCATGGAGGTACGCCGCGACGGTGACCTTCTCGCCACGGTCCCGATCACGGCGGGCGCCCCCAAGAGGACGACGTACAACGGGAAAATGGTCGTCATGGAGATGCTGGAGATGACGCGGATGAACAGCCGCACGGTCGGCTTCGGCGGCGAGTACAACATTCCGGACGTTCCCCACGCGATGCGGCTCACCGACTCCGGGACCTTCCTGCACGGCAACTACTGGGCGCCGGACGCCTTCGGCAACACCAACGTCAGCCACGGCTGTGTGGGCCTGAGGGACGTGAAGGGCGGCAGTTCGGACACCCCGGCGGGCTGGTTCTTCGACCGCAGTCTCATCGG
- the glgX gene encoding glycogen debranching protein GlgX encodes MSSAPEQEAVQEGRAAGGGLPAQSAAPALNGARAPHDDTGARQPAAPAVSVWPGAPTPLGSRFRVGPDGVAGTNFALWAGGAEAVDLCLFDERDGEIHETRVPLTELTHEIWHGFVPDVLPGRRYGYRVHGRWDPWTGARWNPAKLLLDPYARAVDGDFSLPPEVYGHVRDWPQQQVADTVRDDRDSAPYVPKGVVVHDDDDWSDDHRPKTPWADSVIYELHVRGFTRLHPGIPEELRGTYAGLAHPAAIEHLVKLGVTAVELLPVHQFAHEDHLLRRGLKNYWGYNSIGYFAPHAGYAASGTTGQQVGEFKRMVRALHAAGIEVILDVVYNHTAEAGELGPMLSLRGIDNRGYYRLQSDARRYADYTGCGNTLHVVQPHVLRLITDSLRYWVTEMGVDGFRFDLAAALARSMHDVDMLSPFLAVIAQDPVLRRVKLIAEPWDVGSGGYQVGSFPPLWTEWNDRYRNAVRDFWRGALPDVRDLGYRLSGSSDLYAWGGRRPYASVNFVTAHDGFTLRDLVSYERKHNEANGEGNRDGSDDNRAWNCGAEGETGDERVRGLRRRQLRNLLTTLLLSTGVPMLVAGDEFGRTQRGNNNAYCQDNEISWVDWSNLDDPGWRALFELTSRLIALRHEHPVLRRRAFFSGRAHSADGLRDLAWFTARGTEMTERDWYAPAATLGMYLSGRDIPGRDARGVPVVDDSFLAVLHGGDRPVSFLLPGMPWAERYEVVVDTSREEQGEAPGVVHRAGAAVTVPARAVLLLRVVG; translated from the coding sequence GTGTCGAGCGCACCCGAGCAGGAGGCAGTCCAGGAGGGGCGTGCCGCGGGCGGCGGGCTGCCCGCGCAGTCGGCCGCTCCCGCGCTGAACGGCGCCCGGGCGCCGCACGACGACACCGGGGCCCGGCAGCCGGCGGCGCCCGCCGTGTCCGTGTGGCCGGGCGCCCCGACCCCGCTCGGATCGCGCTTCCGCGTCGGCCCCGACGGCGTCGCGGGCACCAACTTCGCCCTCTGGGCGGGCGGCGCGGAAGCGGTGGACCTGTGTCTCTTCGACGAGCGGGACGGTGAGATCCACGAGACCCGCGTACCGCTCACCGAGCTCACCCATGAGATCTGGCACGGCTTCGTCCCCGACGTACTGCCCGGCCGCCGCTACGGCTACCGCGTGCACGGCCGCTGGGACCCGTGGACCGGCGCCCGCTGGAACCCGGCGAAGCTGCTCCTGGACCCGTACGCCCGTGCCGTCGACGGTGACTTCAGCCTGCCGCCCGAGGTGTACGGGCACGTCCGGGACTGGCCCCAGCAGCAGGTCGCCGACACCGTGCGCGACGACCGGGACTCGGCGCCGTACGTCCCCAAGGGGGTCGTCGTCCACGATGACGACGACTGGTCGGACGACCACCGCCCGAAGACCCCGTGGGCGGACTCGGTGATCTATGAGCTGCACGTGCGTGGTTTCACGCGCCTGCATCCCGGCATTCCGGAGGAGTTGCGGGGGACGTACGCCGGGCTGGCGCACCCGGCCGCGATCGAGCACCTGGTGAAGCTCGGCGTGACCGCCGTGGAGCTGCTGCCGGTGCACCAGTTCGCGCACGAGGACCATCTGCTGCGGCGGGGCCTGAAGAACTACTGGGGTTACAACTCGATCGGCTACTTCGCGCCGCACGCCGGATACGCCGCCTCCGGCACGACCGGCCAGCAGGTCGGCGAGTTCAAGCGGATGGTGCGCGCGCTGCACGCCGCGGGGATCGAGGTCATCCTCGACGTGGTCTACAACCACACCGCGGAGGCGGGCGAGCTGGGACCGATGCTGTCGCTGCGCGGCATCGACAACCGGGGCTACTACCGGCTGCAGTCCGATGCCCGCCGGTACGCGGACTACACGGGGTGCGGCAACACCTTGCACGTGGTGCAGCCGCATGTGCTGCGGCTGATCACGGACTCGCTGCGGTATTGGGTGACGGAGATGGGGGTGGACGGTTTCCGCTTCGATCTCGCCGCGGCGCTCGCCCGCTCCATGCACGACGTCGACATGCTGTCGCCGTTCCTCGCCGTCATCGCCCAGGATCCGGTGCTGCGGCGGGTGAAGCTGATCGCGGAGCCCTGGGACGTGGGATCCGGGGGATATCAGGTGGGGTCCTTCCCCCCGCTGTGGACGGAGTGGAACGACCGGTACCGGAACGCCGTGCGGGACTTCTGGCGGGGCGCGCTGCCGGACGTACGGGATCTGGGGTACCGGCTGTCCGGGTCGAGCGACCTCTACGCCTGGGGCGGTCGCCGGCCGTACGCCTCGGTGAATTTCGTGACCGCTCATGACGGTTTCACGCTTCGGGATCTCGTGTCGTACGAGCGCAAGCACAACGAGGCGAACGGGGAAGGGAACCGGGACGGTTCCGACGACAACCGGGCGTGGAACTGCGGGGCGGAGGGGGAGACGGGCGACGAGCGCGTACGGGGGCTGCGGCGCCGGCAGCTGAGGAACCTGCTGACGACTCTGCTGCTGTCCACCGGGGTGCCGATGCTGGTGGCCGGGGACGAGTTCGGGCGGACTCAGCGCGGCAACAACAACGCGTACTGCCAGGACAACGAGATCAGCTGGGTCGACTGGTCGAATCTCGACGATCCCGGATGGCGGGCGCTGTTCGAGCTGACGTCCCGGCTGATCGCCCTGCGGCATGAGCATCCGGTGCTGCGGCGCCGTGCCTTCTTCTCCGGGCGGGCCCATTCGGCCGACGGTTTGCGGGACTTGGCGTGGTTCACCGCCCGGGGCACGGAGATGACGGAGCGGGACTGGTACGCGCCCGCCGCGACGCTGGGCATGTATCTGTCCGGGCGGGACATCCCTGGGCGGGACGCCCGTGGAGTGCCCGTAGTGGACGACAGCTTCCTCGCCGTGCTGCACGGCGGGGATCGGCCGGTGAGTTTCCTTCTTCCGGGGATGCCTTGGGCCGAGCGGTACGAGGTGGTTGTCGATACGTCTCGGGAGGAGCAGGGGGAGGCTCCAGGGGTGGTGCACCGGGCGGGGGCGGCGGTTACGGTGCCGGCGCGGGCTGTGCTGCTGCTCCGGGTGGTCGGGTAA
- a CDS encoding putative leader peptide: MRPSADHPRALVALVERRHVDLCRQSSAICR, from the coding sequence ATGAGGCCCTCCGCTGATCACCCGCGCGCGCTCGTCGCGCTCGTGGAGCGGCGCCACGTCGACCTGTGCCGGCAGTCCAGCGCCATCTGTCGCTGA
- a CDS encoding sulfatase family protein yields the protein MSEISRRAFGGLVGGGAVTAVAGTATTAEATTAEAAPAERPFQARTASPTSARRPNLLVILGDDLGWADLSSYGAPHIRTPNLDRLARQGVRFTDAYSGSATCSPTRFSLYTGRYPGRTKGGLAEPIANRTQGLDPNHPTLASLLKKAGYSTALIGKWHCGWLPDYSPTKSGWDEFFGNHGGVLEYFSKLGQLGDYDLYEGDATYKDLRYYTEVLTERAVEYVGRKHDKPWLLNLNFTTPHWPWLSEDDAETGAGIAAKIRAAKSQAEVTAALLHNDGGSVEKYTQMVESLDAAVGEVLTALRRSGQEENTLVLFASDNGGERWSYLWPLSGEKASLLEGGIRVPTIVRWPHRLDGNQVSHEPNFSPDWTATLLELAGARPDPAYPLDGTSLAGYLLKGEELPERELFWRVRANRALRRGDWKYYQDAAGADHLYDLAADNREQADLAPDKPELLAELKAAWEKIDDGLLPYPAT from the coding sequence ATGTCCGAAATATCCCGTCGGGCTTTCGGTGGACTGGTCGGTGGCGGTGCCGTGACCGCCGTCGCCGGCACGGCCACCACCGCCGAGGCCACCACCGCCGAAGCCGCCCCCGCCGAGCGCCCGTTCCAGGCCCGTACCGCCTCCCCCACGTCCGCCCGGCGCCCCAACCTCCTGGTCATCCTGGGTGACGACCTCGGCTGGGCCGACCTCTCCTCGTACGGCGCACCGCACATCAGGACGCCGAACCTGGACCGGCTGGCGCGCCAGGGGGTGCGGTTCACCGACGCGTACTCCGGGTCCGCCACCTGCTCGCCGACCCGGTTCAGCCTGTACACCGGCCGCTATCCGGGCCGTACGAAGGGCGGGCTCGCCGAGCCCATCGCGAACAGGACCCAGGGTCTGGACCCGAACCACCCCACGCTCGCCTCACTGCTGAAGAAGGCGGGCTACTCGACCGCGCTGATCGGCAAGTGGCACTGCGGCTGGCTGCCGGACTACAGCCCCACGAAGTCGGGTTGGGACGAGTTCTTCGGCAACCACGGGGGCGTGCTGGAGTACTTCTCCAAGCTCGGCCAGCTCGGCGACTACGACCTCTACGAGGGGGACGCGACCTACAAGGACCTGCGCTACTACACAGAGGTCCTGACCGAGCGTGCCGTGGAATACGTCGGCCGGAAGCACGACAAGCCGTGGCTGCTCAACCTCAACTTCACCACCCCGCACTGGCCTTGGCTCAGCGAGGACGACGCCGAGACCGGTGCCGGGATCGCCGCGAAGATCCGGGCCGCCAAGAGCCAGGCCGAGGTCACCGCCGCGCTCCTGCACAACGATGGCGGCTCGGTGGAGAAGTACACGCAGATGGTCGAGAGCCTGGACGCCGCCGTCGGCGAGGTGCTGACCGCGCTGCGCCGGTCCGGGCAGGAGGAGAACACGCTGGTGCTGTTCGCCAGCGACAACGGCGGTGAGCGCTGGTCGTACCTGTGGCCGCTCAGCGGTGAGAAGGCCTCGCTGCTGGAAGGCGGTATCCGGGTGCCGACGATCGTCCGCTGGCCGCACCGGCTCGACGGCAACCAGGTCAGCCACGAGCCGAACTTCTCCCCCGACTGGACCGCGACCCTGCTGGAGCTGGCCGGCGCCCGGCCCGACCCGGCCTATCCGCTGGACGGCACGAGCCTCGCGGGCTATCTGCTGAAGGGCGAGGAGCTGCCGGAGCGAGAGCTGTTCTGGCGGGTGCGGGCCAACCGGGCGCTCAGGCGCGGTGATTGGAAGTACTACCAGGACGCGGCCGGGGCCGATCACCTCTACGACCTGGCCGCGGACAACCGCGAACAGGCCGATCTCGCGCCGGACAAGCCGGAGTTGCTCGCCGAGCTGAAGGCGGCGTGGGAGAAGATCGACGACGGGCTGCTGCCGTACCCGGCCACTTAG
- a CDS encoding response regulator transcription factor → MTDDAVITLLIVDDHPVVRDGLRGMFESAPGFRVLGEASDGVEAVERAAALDPDVILMDLRMPGGGGVEAIARLTRRSARAKVLVLTTYDTDSDTLPAIEAGATGYLLKDAPRDELFTAVRAAAEGRTVLSPAVASRLVSAVRSPQAPGNEPLSAREREVLALVAKGTSNREIARELFISEATVKTHLTHLYAKLGVKDRAAAVAVAYDRGILG, encoded by the coding sequence ATGACCGATGACGCTGTGATCACCCTGCTGATCGTCGACGACCACCCCGTCGTACGGGACGGCCTGCGCGGCATGTTCGAGTCCGCGCCCGGATTCCGGGTCCTGGGCGAGGCGTCCGACGGCGTCGAGGCCGTGGAGCGGGCCGCCGCCCTCGACCCGGACGTGATCCTGATGGACCTGCGTATGCCGGGCGGCGGCGGAGTAGAGGCCATCGCCCGGCTGACCCGCCGCTCGGCCCGTGCGAAGGTGCTGGTCCTGACGACGTACGACACAGACTCGGACACCCTGCCCGCGATCGAGGCGGGCGCGACGGGCTATCTACTGAAGGACGCCCCGCGCGACGAACTCTTCACCGCCGTCCGCGCGGCGGCGGAAGGCCGTACGGTCCTGTCTCCCGCCGTCGCCTCCCGCCTGGTCTCCGCGGTCCGCAGCCCCCAGGCCCCCGGCAACGAGCCGCTCTCCGCGCGCGAGCGCGAAGTTCTGGCCCTGGTCGCCAAGGGGACGTCGAACCGTGAGATCGCCCGCGAACTGTTCATCAGTGAGGCGACCGTCAAGACCCATCTCACCCACCTGTACGCCAAGTTGGGCGTCAAGGACCGCGCGGCGGCGGTGGCGGTGGCGTACGACCGGGGGATCCTCGGCTGA
- a CDS encoding sensor histidine kinase: MTNAVPLEPRASFDRWGPYALLVTGVVAAIISARLVGMGRSEVIASAALVAAGAVLQVWWGRVKRRRPGPSRTGVCLYFLRWALGFVLTWLNPFFAFYAVTGYYTALRELPRRLVMPGLFLTAITMAGSEVGGMPLHGLVIWLGFFLVLAANTGLVVVFTRFNEQEEQRARVQAETIAELGRTNTALQQALDENAALHAQLLVQAREAGVADERRRLAAEIHDTIAQGLTGIIAQLQVVANAPDLTIARTHLGRASALARHSLGEARRSVHNLAPVALADDGLPEALKKTVAEWSERTGVRAEFTVTGTAEQLHEELAATLLRIVQEALSNAARHARATRLGVTLSFLGDEVILDIRDDGRGFDPGALPERTRIGGFGLDGMRARAERIAGTLTIEAEPGHGTAVSARVPLVRDDR; the protein is encoded by the coding sequence ATGACGAACGCCGTGCCGCTGGAGCCCCGGGCCTCCTTCGACCGTTGGGGGCCCTACGCGCTGCTGGTCACCGGTGTCGTCGCGGCGATCATCTCCGCCCGCCTGGTCGGCATGGGCCGGTCCGAGGTCATCGCCTCGGCGGCACTCGTCGCCGCCGGTGCCGTCCTGCAGGTGTGGTGGGGGAGGGTGAAGCGGAGGCGACCGGGCCCGAGCCGGACCGGTGTGTGCCTCTACTTCCTGCGCTGGGCCCTCGGGTTCGTGCTGACCTGGCTCAACCCGTTCTTCGCCTTCTACGCCGTGACCGGCTACTACACGGCCCTCCGGGAGCTGCCCCGCCGACTGGTGATGCCCGGTCTGTTCCTGACCGCGATCACCATGGCCGGCAGCGAGGTGGGCGGCATGCCACTGCACGGGCTGGTCATCTGGCTCGGTTTCTTCCTCGTCCTCGCCGCCAACACCGGCCTGGTCGTGGTGTTCACCCGGTTCAACGAGCAGGAGGAGCAGCGCGCCCGCGTCCAGGCCGAGACCATCGCCGAACTGGGCCGCACCAACACCGCGTTGCAGCAGGCCCTCGACGAGAACGCCGCCCTGCACGCCCAACTCCTCGTCCAGGCACGGGAAGCCGGCGTGGCCGACGAACGCCGTCGGCTGGCCGCCGAGATCCACGACACGATCGCCCAGGGCCTGACCGGAATCATCGCCCAGCTCCAAGTCGTCGCCAACGCCCCCGACCTGACCATCGCCCGCACCCACCTCGGACGCGCCTCCGCCCTCGCCCGCCACAGCCTCGGCGAGGCCCGCCGGTCGGTGCACAACCTCGCCCCCGTCGCGCTGGCCGACGACGGTCTGCCGGAAGCGCTGAAGAAGACGGTCGCCGAATGGTCCGAACGGACGGGCGTACGCGCCGAGTTCACCGTCACGGGCACGGCCGAGCAGCTCCACGAGGAGCTCGCGGCGACCCTCCTCAGGATCGTCCAGGAGGCCCTGTCGAACGCCGCCCGGCACGCCCGGGCCACCCGCCTCGGTGTCACCCTCTCCTTCCTGGGCGACGAGGTCATCCTCGACATCCGCGACGACGGCCGCGGCTTCGACCCGGGCGCCCTACCCGAACGCACCCGCATCGGCGGCTTCGGCCTCGACGGCATGCGCGCCCGCGCCGAACGCATCGCCGGCACCCTCACGATCGAGGCCGAGCCGGGGCACGGCACGGCGGTCTCGGCTCGCGTACCGTTGGTCCGCGATGACCGATGA